The proteins below come from a single Mya arenaria isolate MELC-2E11 chromosome 8, ASM2691426v1 genomic window:
- the LOC128243497 gene encoding cytochrome b-c1 complex subunit Rieske, mitochondrial-like, with protein MIAAQKIAGLTATTQVVPNFIAPVVPLLTKHLEKIYVPKAKPGIQPLPKAAFLASAQITGPAQVRYSHTDIRVPKLDDYRRPSNVSNTDKNEGGPQAKTFTYIFAGGFGAAGALLGKDVVNGVISYISAAKDIVALAKIEIGLSDIPEGKTMTFKWQGKPLFVRHRTADEIEEVRSVDMAALRDPQPDEERTQNPKWLICIGICTHLGCVPVAEAGDFNGYYCPCHGSHYDASGRIRKGPAPLNLDIPYYEFMDDETVVVGQ; from the exons atgatcgCGGCGCAGAAAATAGCTGGTTTGACAGCAACAACTCAAGTTGTTCCAAACTTCATAGCCCCTGTGGTACCTCTTCTAACAAAACATCTAGAGAAAATATATGTACCTAAAGCGAAACCGGGCATCCAGCCTTTGCCAAAAGCTGCCTTCTTAGCCTCGGCACAAATAACTG GACCAGCCCAAGTGAGGTATTCACACACAGATATTCGAGTACCAAAGCTAGACGATTATCGCCGGCCAAGCAATGTCTCAAATACAGACAAAAACGAGGGTGGTCCCCAGGCCAAGACtttcacatatatttttgcAGGAG GATTTGGGGCAGCTGGCGCACTGTTGGGAAAGGATGTTGTTAATGGTGTAATTTCGTATATCAGTGCTGCGAAGGACATTGTTGCTCTGGCGAAGATCGAAATCGGTCTCAGTGACATCCCTGAGGGAAAAACGATGACCTTCAAATGGCAGGGAAAGCCGCTGTTTGTACGTCACAGGACAGCTGATGAGATTGAAGAGGTTCGGTCTGTGGATATGGCTGCATTGCGTGACCCACAACCGGATGAGGAAAGAACCCAGAATCCCAAGTGGCTCATCTGCATAGGAATATGCACACATCTTG GATGCGTGCCAGTAGCAGAAGCCGGTGACTTCAACGGCTATTATTGCCCTTGCCACGGATCCCACTACGATGCTTCTGGACGTATCAGGAAGGGCCCCGCTCCTCTCAACCTTGATATACCGTATTACGAGTTTATGGATGATGAAACAGTCGTTGTTGGGCAGTAG
- the LOC128243496 gene encoding beta-catenin-like protein 1, whose product MDVGELLSFQPEKPSTISRKRPADDYSDDSDEEEVEIVEKRRRDRPAPRSGISEEEREKILAMVENEADGETLDDTNLKKLVLKFEKAVYKNQEMRIKFPDMPEKFMESEVELNDVILEMHVIATVPELYHILVELNTVQSLLQLLTHENTDISIAAVDLMQELTDVDTLNESDEGAAALVGALLDGQVVALLVQNLERLDENVKEEADGVHNTLAVIENMAEFRPEMCGDAAQQGLLQWLLKRIRAKMPFDANKLYATEIVAILLQNSDDNRQILGDVDGIDVILQQLAWYKRHDPSSKEEVEMMENIFNCLCSCLMSPINRNRFLKGEGLQLMNLMLREKKLSRNCGIKVLNHAMTGPEGRDNCQKFVDILGLRTIFPLFMKTPKQGRAGPPPEEMEEHICSIISSMLRNCQSTQRQRLLSKFIENDHEKVERLLELHFKYLDKVRFVDDQIEREKSRLKYTSKEVDDDMEDEFYLRRLDAGLFTLQLIDYILLETSVTGPSSIKSRVQQILNMRGGSVKSIRSIMREYAGNIGDAKDPELREEEQNHIMQLIEKF is encoded by the exons ATGGACGTTGGAGAACTTTTATCATTTCAG CCAGAGAAACCAAGCACAATAAGCAGAAAACGTCCCGCAGATGATTACAGTGATGACAGTGATGAGGAAGAGGTGGAAATTGTCGAGAAAAGGCGCAGAGATCGACCAGCACCCAGGTCAGGAATCAGTGAAGAAGAACGGGAAAAGATTCTGGCTATGGTCGAGAATGAAGCCGAT GGCGAGACATTAGATGATACAAATCTCAAGAAGCTGGTCTTGAAGTTTGAGAAAGCTGTCTACAAAAATCAGGAAATGAGAATCAAGTTTCCAGATATGCCAGAAAA GTTTATGGAGTCTGAGGTAGAACTAAACGATGTTATACTGGAGATGCATGTCATAGCAACTGTCCCGGAGTTGTACCACATTCTCGTAGAGTTGAATACAGTACAGTCACTTCTTCAGCTTCTAACACATGAAAATACag aCATCTCGATAGCAGCCGTTGATTTAATGCAAGAACTCACAGATGTGGATACACTCAATGAAAGTGATGAAGGTGCAGCAGCTCTTGTAGGAGCACTT CTGGATGGTCAGGTGGTGGCATTGCTGGTACAGAACTTGGAGCGCCTTGATGAGAATGTGAAGGAGGAAGCTGATGGAGTTCACAATACGCTAG CTGTGATAGAGAACATGGCAGAATTCCGGCCAGAGATGTGTGGAGATGCAGCACAGCAGGGTCTTCTGCAGTGGCTGTTGAAACGGATCAGG GCAAAAATGCCTTTTGATGCAAACAAGTTATACGCAACAGAAATCGTGgccattttattacaaaatagtgATG ACAACAGACAAATCCTTGGTGATGTTGATGGCATTGATGTTATATTACAACAGTTGGCT TGGTACAAGCGGCATGATCCCAGTTCCAAAGAGGAGGTTGAGATGATGGAGAACATCTTCAACTGCCTGTGCTCCTGCCTCATGTCCCCCATCAACAGAAACAGGTTCCTCAAGGGGGAGGGGCTCCAGCTCATGAACCTCATGCTAAG AGAGAAGAAACTTTCACGCAACTGTGGAATCAAGGTGTTAAACCATGCCATGACTGGGCCAGAGGGTCGAGACAATTGTCAAAAGTTTGTCGATATTCTCGGTCTGCGGACGATATTCCCACTGTTCATGAAGACGCCAAAACAAGGGAGGGCAGGGCCTCCACCTGAGGAGATGGAAG AGCACATCTGTTCCATTATCAGCTCGATGTTGAGAAATTGCCAGTCCACCCAAAGACAACGGTTGTTAAGCAAGTTTATTGAGAATGACCATGAAAAG GTTGAACGGTTGCTGGAGTTACATTTCAAATACCTGGACAAAGTACGATTTGTGGATGACCAAATTGAGAGGGAAAAATCT AGATTAAAGTACACCAGTAAGGAGGTTGATGATGATATGGAGGATGAGTTTTACCTGCGTCGTCTCGATGCGGGGCTGTTCACACTACAGCTGATCGACTACATTCTCCTCGAGACATCTGTCACAGGCCCTTCCAGT ATTAAATCTCGAGTGCAGCAAATTTTGAATATGAGAGGCGGCTCTGTAAAGTCAATTCGTAGCATCATGAGAG AATATGCTGGAAATATCGGCGATGCTAAGGACCCAGAATTGCGAGAAGAGGAACAAAATCATATCATGCAGCTGATTGAGAAGTTTTGA